The genomic stretch ttatcctccctatccgtgtggaagtggtaagtttttggctatttaagtttaaaggaaataacttgaaggctaccgtttaggtcgctagctctctagtttgcgagttagcatgtgtctcaagaccctgcagttgcgcaatatgttgtaaataaaaagagtataaatgtgactatagtcgtgttttgtcatgtctacagggctctaataatgctttgttcattttaatctgaaaaaaataatttgtctacccaccaactatatgtggtttcttaagtttttattattattatcatatttatttatttattactgattgattgattttcttaattcttgatttgtttatttatttttcatcttattttgtgcagaaaaataaaaagtaagatatttgagaacagtggaatgttttatcagagcttttactgtagaaaatcggaaccaaagcactgaaaaagtttgtatatttttctgtttttaatgaatgcgtttttgttttttttttggaaaacctgatgcggcccagccttgcccagaccctagctccagtggcccccaggtaaattgagtttgagacccctgcactagagtataagtcccatttttgctggtaatttattttccaaactacttgaccaaaaccgacattacgtcctcttggaaggcaagttctaacaataaaagaatagagaacaggctgaataggtgtaagatatgctaacacaatgcttattcagctacacaaaaaataaacatgaacagaaaaggtgtccagtgtttatgtaacataaatatttttttcatttataagtcgctctggagtataagtcgcaggaacagccaacctatgaaaaaaagtgcgacttataatccggaaaatacagtatatactaaatataaacaaaagtgttttggattttgcactgttgtttccttgtttccttTCCTTGTCATACATTTCTCACCGTGACATCTGTTGTACTTCTTTTCTGTAAGAAAGAAATGTTGGATAATTAGATGGGAATTGGACAGCACATCTTCAGTGTTGAACCACAACCTTATCTGTTAAAAGTTATCTGGAAAAAGTTCAACCATTTTTAAATACGCAGTAGTACctcggttttattattatttataattattgggacactatagacagattccaacGAAGGAATCCTTTAATCAACTGTATTATGTGTGAGTGGctggtttatttattcatagaaCGTATCGGCCTCCTTTTAAATGCTGTGTGCAGTGCACGAATGAAACATTCAAGCATTCTACGTATTACTGAGTTAGactttaaactttttttaaattgagtgcaaaaccaaaaaaaaaaatgtgcaagtgCTAGAACTCTGATAAAAATGGAAAGAAACACGcatgaattcaagaaaaaagtaatcGTAAAGTATGAAGGTAGAAGAAAGTTCGAGTTCTAACCGcccactgttacatttgtaacagactaaaaatgttttttgcatATAAAACTAGAATTATTCTACATAGAATATGtgttgtgttcatattttttggatatctggaacagattcatgccctgcgattggctggccaccagtccagggtgtatctcgcctctcgcccgaaaacagctgggataggctccagcacccccgcgaccctcgtgaggaaaaagcggtagaaaatgaatgaatgaatgaaatagaacagattaattggatttgcatgatTTCTTACGGTAGAAATTGATTCGGTTTTTGTCTGATATGACAAAATCGGAGGTTCCACTTAAGTTAAAAATAACCATAAaatatcattgtcattttacacttgtattacaatTAAAAAGTCGCAAGTCGGATCGCCTTCGACTTCAACGCTACACAGCCCGTCATATCTTATCCGAGTagttttttgttatattatacaaaacaataacataataatttaCCTGCTGTGTCCTGGCAGGGCCTCCTGTCTCCTACAGAAAATGAAATACAAttggaaaaaatgtatgaaaaataaaaacagctcgACACATGCCATTAAGCAGAAGTTAAAATGTTACCCTGAAAGGTCCATCCTGTCCTGGGATGAGAAGATCCCCCTGGGCTGGGCTGGCCAGCCAAAGGCAAGCGCTGCCCCACAGCAGCAGTAGTCGGACACCCAACGCTCCAGACATGACCAAAGCTCAACTGAACACAGGCTGACTTCACCACTGAGGTAAGCTCTTTGGTCAGGGGGGAGGGATGGAGCGCTGACCAACTAACGTGCACGCGACGTCCAAGAGGCCAGAAGGTGGAAAGAAAGCACAGTGTGTGCGTTCTGGCTTCAGGTTTGTTTGCACTCCAGTCCCGATGTCAGAATACATGCTTTTTGCAACGTGACCCAGAATCAAGTGGACAGTGTCAGAAACGCATCAACTTCATAGGTTACTACTTCCAAACTTGCTATCCTATGCTAATcctattgtaaataaatgtatttctaagatttataacaggggtgggcaaactacaacccgggggccaaatccggcccgccaaatgtttgaatacggcccgcctgttcttttaaagtatttcatttaaaatcaacatacaacctggcgtCATGGCTTGAGTCAACCTTTTGGTgattgaagtagctgttttatcaatttcgttatttgatgtgctctgttgtttacaaaatgctcctgaaaaaaggaacacaagcacataatagtaatataataataacaacaataataataataacattcattcattcattttctaccgctttttcctcacgagggtcgcggggggttgctggagcctatcccagctgtcttcgggcgagaggcggggtacaccctggactggacgccagccaatcacagataataacaataatatatataaataataataaatataataaataaataaataataaatataaaaataataacaacaataataatacatttaatttataacacactttacatcaaataaatgatctaaaagtgcacatatagcagattgcatgacgtgtaaaatgtgtaaaatacatgtaaaaatggactgttacgtgtaaaatactatataatatgaCACCccaaatcaatgcggcccgggagtcaaaaagtttgcccacccctggtttataaaCATGCAGATTACAATTAGGAACATCCAATAGTATCTGCTGATGCTATGATGATCCCatatggaaaatacatttttaaaaaaactccaTCATTCATCATATATTGTATAGAAAATCCATACTTTTCACTAACTTAAATATTATGTACTAAAATCTGAGATACCGTATATTCCAAGTGTGAAtgatgtatgtgtttatgactTTACCCGACAAGCAAATACTGCAGCACTGTCGTGTTCCAAAGACTCCCTTGGATGTTTGTTTACAGTTGAATTATACATCATGCGCTCATTTCTACTGGATTCCAGTCGCTATAGGCAGTGCAATTTAACTACTACACAAACATGGCTACCACATTTTCTCTTTAGAGGAGAGGAGTGGGTGTTTACTTACCCAACAAGCAGAGGGGACCAGGCCAGCCatttaaatgtgcaaataaTCCATTTTCATAACAGTGTAAAAACAGTCTATAAAACATAAGATTATCTTAATAGTACTTTGAGAACCTGTTTACAAGCAACCGGTAAGACTATCTAGACTTGAATTCATTGGTGAGGCTGCTTACAtggtaggtgctgctgttttggttagcgaAGAAGTGAGCAACAAAGTTTGCATGACTCATCAGTTACTTTAACAACTTGAGATTTTCCGGGAAAAATTAGGAATTTATTTAGGATTAGATGCACACGGTAAATGAAAATATCCAAGATTCCTGACAAATGGCAACTACAAAACAATGATAAATTCAtgattcattctctaccgcttatcctcacgagggttgcgggtggtgctggagcctatcccagctgtcttcaggcgagaggcagggaacACCCTTGatggttcgccagccaatcacaaagcacatatagacaaacaaccattcacactcacattcatacctatggacaattcgctaattaacctagcatgtttttggaatgtgggaggaaaccggagtacctggagaaaacccagacattcacggggagaacatgcaaactccacacagagatggccgagggtggaattgaactcgggtctcctagctgtgaggcctgtgtgctaaccactttctacTGTTCAGCCCAATCACAAGACCACATCCaatatccatctattttctatgccacttatcctctctAGGTtcacacaggtatgctggagcctatcccagctgtcttcgggcaagaggcggggtacaccctggactggttcatTCACtgacacattcatacctatggacaatttggagtcgccaattaacctagcatgtttttggaatgtgggaggaaaccggagtacccggagaaaacccacacatgcacaaggagaacatgccaactccacacagagatggcccgagggtggaattgaactcgggtctccaagctgtgaggcctgcatgctaacaacttgtccgccgtgcagccacaatgaTAAACATGTTTACTAAATTTCGGGTATGTGTGTTGATGATATTTTCGACTCTATGCAATGAGCGCAAAGCATAAGGCTGAGgtaggcaaactacggcccgggggccacatgcggcccgctaaGCGTTTCAaaccggcccgccagttgcttccaaagtatttaaacctttaacatacaagctggcaacatgactttcagaGTCGTGTTGTAGTCAGGGATGTTCACATACTCTTTAATAGTAAAATTagtaacattgaaaaaaatgttctttacaGCATATCAGATTTGACCCATGAAGGTTGCCACTGTGCAAACTGTAAAGTACAATAACTGTTGTGTCAACAAAGGTTTAGTCTcgatcaaccccccccccccttcttttttaagttgaaacaACATATATCTGTAGAGCTATAAAAAGCAGCACATTGACGACAATAACAGCTGATTCCACTAATATCATGAAACGTGCAGTGAGGGACTACTTGTTGAAGACACTGGCACCAGGAGCTTTGGCGGCTGGCTTCTCCAGGGACGTCTCGGCCCCCGTCCTTACACCGCTAAACACCGATGGTGCAACTTTGCCCATCCGCTCTGCAAAGATAAACAGGAGCTGTAATGAAAGTCCATTCAGTGGAAtctgaatatgaaataatggtACTTCCAAGCCAATGCAGGAACAAATGAATATAGTTAAGACGGTAGTaaccaaattaattttaattaataattgacATTGATTCATGTTTGTAACACACAAGTACTGTGtcattacctaaaaatgtcatccaatacttctctacaagagaggagaaatatgatcttagggaagaattaaatttgaaacacttatatgctaggactatgttaaaaagccatagcatttcagtatgtggaatcaaactatggaatggattgagtaagggaatcaaacaatgcacaacaatgagccaattcaagaaacaatacaagcagttgatgtttgctaaatacaaggatgaagagtcttgaaccagtcatgatgtgctatatatatcactatattgacacttactatggtacacattatgtcattggatgctcatatcacctcctacttcggtacgtgacgaaaaaataaataaaaatacaaaaaaaataaaataaaataaaataaaataaaataaaatatttaaaaaaatattttaaaacattttaatttttttacatgacttttttttaacattttaattttttttaaataaataattaataaataaattatattagaaaggcaggaagtgaacaaatgtaacggttactgattgtaaaagtaccagatggaggggtaggatttaataagctttgcttcttcctactccttttggacatgtggaactgggacctgattatgggatgcatgttcaaatgaaataaaaccattaccgttaccattatCACGCTCCCACACAAATATCCACAAACGTGTGCAGATAAAACTGTGAGTGGACAGTTCAAAggtcataaaaaaaagaacaggtcGTCCGAATGTTTCTGCTATCAAACAGTGGATAGGATTTGGACAGCCTGtatcaaaacacaaaaaaagtatcTTAATACACgtttccattttctatattcAATATATGCATTGTATGAATGAGCCCTCTCTGTGTAAAGGCCACCCCTTCAAAGAAGACAGCAATACAAATAAAcgggcttcactacacatcttaaaataaaagctTGGAGCTCTGCCAACTAAGTATGTGAGCTACCGACGTGAGAGCTATACATTTGATTATGTTGTTTGGCTAACCTTATATCTTATAGACCCGGGGTGGGTtgccaaaaataacaacagcagGGAGCCACTCATGTTGTACTCTATTTGATGGGCAGCCATTTTTTTATTGCGTCATTCGATATATGAATGCCCAAGTACTTAATGTGAGCTACTGAGCTACCAGGCGGAGACCACCAACACggcaaaaacaacagaaaaagaaTAATGACACGATTTGTTTGCTAAAGACATGGAGGGTGGGACTTCCTGTGCCCTCCATGCGACACACAGCCGTAGATATCTGCTGTAGGTGtagattttaagattctcttcctggtttttaaatgtcttaatgcccttgcaccttcttatttatctgatctgcttttaccatatcaacccccgcggaccaacaataccaaaacccaggacCAAAACCCatggtgaggcagcatttagccactacggccccccacctgtggaacagcctgccggagagcctcaggactgcgaagactgttgatatttaaaaaaaatataataattaaagacgtttgtctatatgtgccctgtgattggctggcgaccagtccagggtgtaccccgcctctcgcccgaagacagctgggataggctccagcacccccgtgaccctcgtgaggaaaaagcggtagaaaatgaatgaatgaatgaatgaatgaataattaaagacatacctttttaatcaggcttttaactaatatttttttaacttttcttaggtttttatctttttagtcctattttatgcttttaggttttagcttttaactccagtactTCTTCAgtggggggtcctccacactgggggctgtgtcgggtctgctgagggggtgccatacttgggtcccttcgacccggccggctgggggttcctccctttaatgtgggggtccgcccgtccgTCTGTCAGAgtcgggggggcccgggtgctggtcccccgatggcacggcccagtgtggacggccccaaaggtggcgtttccttgatcctcagtgccatgccatgtctccctactgtgtgtgattgtgtgtgtgtgtgtgtgtgtgtgtgtctagtatggagggtgggagggaggggctttcttagtatttgtttttccttttaattgtggtaattgtttttaattctgtaaagcactttgtgttgcatgtctttgcaggaaaagtgctatacaaataaagttgatttgatttggatttgatatctgctggagaagagcagGCCATAAAGCATCTCACCGGCTCaagttactactactactactactaaagtCATTTTCTGTACCTTATTGTGAAGTGTTACCAAAATATTTAGGAGGTTtcacaatctaaaaaaaatttttttgaatgtaAATTGCTGCAAAATGTCAACTAAATGGATCACAAGTGTTAAACAATGATATATTCatgccattttatttttactaattaCGTATATAGCACTATATGACACCTTTTCCAACAATGTAGGTTGCGTGCGGTACAAAACGACAGTTGAGATGTTGGAATGGAAACAGCCATTAGCCGCTAGCCAATAGAAATGttaggtgtgtgttttttacgGCGAGGAAACAAACAGACGTTTTGACTTACCACACTCAGCCATGACCTCATAGGTTTTACTCTTGACCTCGCCCTTCAGACCCAGTTTACTGCGGGCTCCTTTCAGGTCCTCCTCCTTCATCGGCGGAcgctttttcttcttcacttCACCTGACTATGACGGACACAAACGCAGCGCtgcttattgtgtgtgtgtgttcaatgaTGAAAAGTCCTTTATGAATGAAGTTTACCTGTGACATGTCTGTCCAAGTTGTTGTCTGCTGTACCCCCTGCTAGCCTTGACCGGATACTGTATTTATAGTCCTGGTCCAGACTCAGTGAGTGagtcaagcccccccccctcgtctccGTCCAATGGTGCCTGTAGTCAGGGTGTATTATTAGGTGTGATGTGAGGGATGGAGCAGCTGGAATGAGTCTTCGCTCTGCGATGAGCTCACAACTCCAAAGTGCTGCCACTATGTACACTATCTGATATCCCGTTCACAATAACGACAACTCCAGCATCTAAAACCAGGAAAAGCATCTTAGAGGATGACATCAGAGGACGTCTGTTTGGAGCTATCATCTTCTGAGGTGCCATGACGGTCATCCCTGCTGCGTCATTTGCCTGTATGTGTAAAATACATCAGAAATCACAAACCAAGGAACCGTATTTGGTACCATAAAAGACACAACTCATTTCTCTAAATCAGTAAAGAAAGATAATGatgctgaaaaaaacatacagtatccATACAGTGCAAATTCAATTGGATGaaagaaaattgtaaaaaaacgCACGgggaaaagtgggctaataaattgacaataaaagcacaaatactgcggatttcagaaaacaacagacagaatgatacagcactctacaagaacataattttaaaaataaaaaatatatataattaataatgtaaataaattaaaaaatataattattaaaaatatatatatatattaaaaaaataattttaaaaaaataaaaaaattgttacaactataatgatggaaatggtaatattaatgatgattataatactggtgataataataacaataataatggtaataaagtTAAAGattatagtaataatgataatgataattacaataataacagGAGAGAACAAGACTGTggaatgaacatgattatatcttgcaaaaaggggtaggcatttataagcttttgcttcagcctactcctttttgggcttgtgatcagatattttaatacaaatgtaaataatggaaagttatattttgattgatgtaagaaatgcactgtaatgtttcatatatttgcccaaataaaataaaaaaaaataaaaattaattacataccctgcttctcgctggaagtcagccgggataggctccagctcacccgtgacccAAATGAGGACATGTGGTATCACAAATGGATGACAATGATATTACACAtagatattggcttttttgctgaaaaacgATATgacaatattgtccaactctaaaTTTTCGATACCGATATGAGTCGATTTATGTGACATATTTACTGTAGCGGAATGAACActtgttgtatacagcatttttgctttttaaaatatcaattttCATGGTCgggggaaaaaatcagataccgatatcgaccaaaatatatttttatgctgtactgataattatcggacattcccaatatatatattttttacatcctacatccttACATCCTTTAAATAGTATACATAAGAAAGCAGCCTGCATTACACTCCGAAGAATTGATCACATTCTTTATTGGAAAAATCACTTACAGTATAATAGTACCGAGCCCCTTTCCCTCAAATCAACAGAATGCATCGCCTAGCTAATACGACGGCTTCAAAGATGTTGTATTTACCTGCTTTCCGGTAAAATAGCATTTTCTCATCACCGTGACATCGTCCACAGCGGCGCGGTCGTCACCGTCACACTCCATTGACTTTTAAAGGGGTCCACATATGTTTATACTAACACCTTATCTCCCATGAACTGTTTTTGGTCCACAGTCACTTAACAGTATCGAGGTCTACGCATGTCACATTCTTCAAATCACAGCCTGCGGAATACACCTGGATCCCTgtataaacaattaaaaaaaacaaaacacatcaacAACGATTAAACATATGCTGGTAATGTCACTCGGGCACACTGCTGTGCCGAAGGAACACGAAatagaaagacaaaaacaaatgtacagtaaacctcggatatatcggactcggatatatcggaaattcgctcacaacggacagataaaaaagaaccaatttttctgtaatgcatttccaataaaaattcattgcatatatcggattttttataacggatttcgcctatttcggacaaaatctccagtcccgttccaatgcatttccattaaatttccctcgcatatatcggatggccgcatcgtggcgctccgattcgccgaatcgtgacaggccgctatacaacgtcatttgcagcgtttgcagcgttgcctgcgcgtccaggtacattggaaacatagtcaaggaagtgcctttttataacggataaaatccgatttacgcatataccggatataaatccgatatatgcgtaaaacagacattttccggtatacgcat from Doryrhamphus excisus isolate RoL2022-K1 chromosome 1, RoL_Dexc_1.0, whole genome shotgun sequence encodes the following:
- the LOC131143053 gene encoding musculoskeletal embryonic nuclear protein 1-like isoform X2, with translation MSQSGEVKKKKRPPMKEEDLKGARSKLGLKGEVKSKTYEVMAECERMGKVAPSVFSGVRTGAETSLEKPAAKAPGASVFNK